A single window of Modestobacter italicus DNA harbors:
- the whiG gene encoding RNA polymerase sigma factor WhiG has protein sequence MSEATVDQLTSEDPDAFIADLWSRYVDGRDTGLRDRLILHYAPLVKYVAGRVGSGLPAHVEQADLVSYGTFGLIDAITRFEPSREIKFESYAMARIRGAIIDELRSTDWIPRSVRMKARQFERTVAALEAKLQRSPTDEEIADEMDMDVEEIRKFLGQLSLVNVVALDELLVDDDGSAPRLVDTLRDTAALDPQAMAEHGEARQLLARAVEQLPEREKVVVSLYYFEGLTLADIGRVLGVTESRICQLHTKAVLHLRSKLADIA, from the coding sequence GTGTCTGAGGCGACGGTCGACCAGTTGACCAGCGAGGACCCGGACGCGTTCATCGCGGACCTGTGGTCGCGGTACGTCGACGGGCGGGACACCGGCCTGCGGGACCGGCTGATCCTGCACTACGCGCCGCTGGTGAAGTACGTCGCCGGCCGGGTCGGCAGCGGCCTGCCCGCGCACGTCGAGCAGGCCGACCTCGTCTCGTACGGGACGTTCGGGCTGATCGACGCCATCACCCGGTTCGAGCCGTCCCGGGAGATCAAGTTCGAGAGCTACGCGATGGCGCGCATCCGCGGCGCCATCATCGACGAGCTCCGCTCGACCGACTGGATCCCGCGCTCGGTGCGGATGAAGGCCCGGCAGTTCGAGCGCACGGTCGCCGCCCTGGAGGCCAAGCTCCAGCGCAGCCCGACCGACGAGGAGATCGCCGACGAGATGGACATGGACGTCGAGGAGATCCGCAAGTTCCTCGGCCAGCTGTCCCTGGTCAACGTGGTCGCCCTCGACGAGCTGCTGGTCGACGACGACGGCTCCGCCCCGCGGCTGGTCGACACGCTGCGGGACACCGCCGCGCTGGACCCGCAGGCGATGGCCGAGCACGGCGAGGCCCGGCAGCTGCTGGCCCGCGCCGTCGAGCAGCTCCCCGAGCGGGAGAAGGTCGTCGTCAGCCTCTACTACTTCGAGGGCCTGACGCTGGCCGACATCGGCCGGGTCCTCGGGGTGACCGAGAGCCGGATCTGCCAGCTGCACACCAAGGCCGTCCTGCACCTGCGCAGCAAGCTCGCCGACATCGCCTGA